The Dreissena polymorpha isolate Duluth1 chromosome 2, UMN_Dpol_1.0, whole genome shotgun sequence nucleotide sequence cgattatttttaagttttagagCGCAAAAAGACGggtttctaccttgtaaccaccagatacattCTTATTGTCATAGATACAACTAAATCTATAgactagttagcaagtaatttataatttttcaaatggtaccgcttttaaaaccgaaagtaggatttctagacgtatacgtccatttcgacaaccACGATTATTATTAAGTTTTacagcgcaaaaaagacggatttctaccttgtaaccaccatatgtattctaattggcatagataaaattaaatatatagcctagttagcaagtaatttattatttttcaaacggtaccgcttttaaaaccgaaagtaggatttctagacgtatacgtccatttgaAACACATTTAACGCAGCCTCTATATAAGGGTATCCGATCAAATGAAGCAGAAGTGGCATCAAGTCAAAAGGAAGCACATACTATTTAACCCAGATCAAGCGATTGGAAAAGAAAAATTGTTGAGAAATTTGAATAAAGCCAACGTTCTTATCTACAAGCCactatttagtttaaacctatttaattaaGCTATATTGCCTCGGAAGCTtatggcttatttgaaacgctctcgggtccgtttcctgggactagaaccagtacttgttgtatttgggggagatcttaagaacgcttcaagagtggggatcgaaccaatgATCTCCCGGCGGACACCATACCCACAACGCCACGGTTACCACTCAGTGCCTTAAAGGGCGCAGATATCAACCCAGTCGATAGCACTATCAAAGAATAAGAGTTGAAGCCGAGTAAAACAAAAAGTCAGATGAAGCATCCATAGCAAAACCCTATTCAGATTCAAAGGATAAATTTGAAAAGCGGTGCAGCATCAGCATCAATCAATGTAGATTGCTCTTACTACATACCCCAGTAGATGTAAAAATACTTAAAACGATTGTAGGTGGTCATTGACATTGAAGGCGAATCTCCCTGTTATGACGTTTATACGAAACTGGCAAGGACTTTTCGAGAGAAGGACAGTGATTCGTTAGGCGGTTCGAAGCAGCAAAAATGTCTCTCCGGACTAAACATTCCGACAAACACAGAATTGTCATCAAAAAGAATTACCGTAATTACTATTAGTTTTCAGTAActtaaagaatatttttgttcgtgtccgaaaattttaatacgaacaatattaaaaaatgataggtttccgaaaatttagagacaaaaatttaagtgtccgaaagttataataatattgaaataaatgcaataaatcaatgtacaatacaTTTCTTGTGATTAACCCTTCTTTTTCtgcgtaaaaaaataaaaacaacttcatagctttgctaactcttgcctgaaatgatatagcCCAACAAAGTAAAAACAGACAACATTCTACTTCCTTAATAGGACGACACTGATTCAAATGCTGTTTGGTGAATCTATAATTTtgtaccggtatacatggttatttacccaattacgcgaatGTACTGGTCCATTTTCCTCAGGtatgcatctgccaggttttaaGACTtcaatccggttgtaaaaatccatgatcgaagtgttaCAAGATAATCGACAATCGGGCCAAAGTCTGTAGAATATCGCGGTAAAATATTCTGTCCAAAAATTATGAGACATTTGTAATGAACaaaaacccgtatgtccgaaaattgagagtcacataaaataattattgtgtgctaaaaagagggtgtccgaaaacttagagtgtccgaaaatttagagtaattacggtatatgtGGGTCCTTTTAAAATAAATCAGCATTAATTTCACATATTCTTAAAGAAAGCCTTGTTAATCAAAAGGATAACATCGATACACCTAAGCAAAGATCACAATTATatgaataacctgacaatttCATCTCCAAAATCATTGTGAATTATGTCCTTTAAGGATGTTCAGAGGCTAAAGAAATTCAATGAAAAAGAACATAAATCTTTACTGAGGTTTTTATATAAGAGAAAATACAAAGAAGGTCAGATTTCCAAACAGAAAAGTGGCAAACCAAAAGCGTCGCCGTCTTTGATGCCTAAATATGTAGAAACAGTAAAACCGTCATCTGAATTTGGTGAGGACATTTATTATAGCATGCATTGTAGAATATAATGGAACGATCAACATTCATTAGTTATAGTACGTACATGGGTGCAATGTGACAGTTTCCAATTGTCGATACACTCTGACTGCTGAGGTTCTAGATGAGAGGTGTGTACATTATCACTGTACATACTACGTGATATTTTCTTTGCAGAATAAATACTATTACATACGTAAATTGTAAAACATTCGAATATCATTCGAttaatacacatacatgtatagcaATTCTCTTTTTACGATTTTGTAAGTAAAATAATCCAATCTCTATTATGATAAACTAATAGATTTGTGTCAGtgtaaaatatacacatatttagtCTTGAGCGGATCAGTGGTTTCGtagtaatcaatataatttatcaatataaaggatttaatgacaaacttcaatacattccaaaacctgtgaaaaggccTCCTTTAAACCCCAATGACTCTCATTATTGCCGTTTTGTGCAGCTATCATGTTAATATTGTATCTGTTATGTTTATCTGTGATCCTAGTCAATTGTTTTCTGTGATTTACAGTATCACATCACAATTGAAATCGAaatcctttttttttcaaattttaactaaATGATcacacaaaacttatttttaatcaaacttatttattgtttgaattttACATCACATTTAAGTCATTTCCGCATACATATTATTGATGATTACGGCTTGTTATATATCAACACCAAAATGTCATCACATATTGATTTTGAGAAAACCCCTCCTATTTTGCACTTATTTTCCGATAAAGAACAAGGGGATCCGGTTGTTACTGAGTCAGTGTAACATAAAACTTGcacagaaaacaaaaaaacagtcGGTCAAGCTTTAAACCACAGGCGTGTTTCTATATGCAAGGCATGGCATGTGTTTTATTGACTAAAAATCTACGGAAAACTGTATCGGTATATTATGAAGAGATAATGTGCGACGTACCTGTGTTTTCTAATTAAGAGAACCATATTGTTAGCAAACCTTGCCTATATTCTTTCTCATAAACGGTTTAACAATTTCTGTAAGATGTCATTAAACGTATTGGAAAAAATGCCAAATAATTTTTCTTCGTGTGTAAGTGACTTTTAGTTACTTTACAATGCATGCAATTCTGAACCCATTCCCAGTGCAAAGCATTGAGGGAGCACTAATCCGTTTTTATTTGCAACAAATTCGCCAACACTTCACTAAGCGTTTCTCTGATGGATGATTTAACTTAGAAATAACTACAAATGATATCGTGAGTACAACAGTGAAATCAGTTGGTTGGAATGTTATTAAATCCCCCATTTAAACTGTTTTGGTTGACAAATAATTTGaattgaaacattttttgttcatCAATGCGGTGTAGGTAGTAATCGATTCGAGGTTCAATGGTTGAACTTCTGAATGCatgttgcatattttgaaatgaGATCCAGAGTCCTAAGCTAATCTTTACACATCATCGACCGTATGCTGATATTCCAAAACCCATGGTTTAACTTCGCATAAAACACCAACGCCTCTGCACAATTCACTTCTATACTATCGAATGTATATAACTTTAATGTTTGTACTCAGTAATATTACTTACTTTATAGTTTTAAAATACCTTACCTCAATCTGAGTAATATCCAAGTAATTGTTTTACTCACATGCTGTAAATCACACTCATCTGTCTAGATGGATAATTCGCACACGAGGCATAGTATTATGTTTACTGAACAAAGTCTCAAACGAGGTCGTAGGACAAGTGTGTTAAATAGCGCAGTGGTCTAATTCTGCTATGTAGGctttcattaaaatatcaaagcgctgaaggcactgaagttgttcgctattgcataatttaaagccggccgagttgatattgctcacaacaatttggttttctcaactgaccagaattgatcagtattcgtcagatacattctaaagcttaaatctttcatactgattttcgcaaaaaaatgtgcaaaaaaagacaaaagcatcaaaaatacgaaacctaatcatgtacataacggaatcctcaagactattattaacctgtgataTCCACTTCCGCGCTTTTCAAAGCAAAGAAGAACTCCTAaatcacaggtgttgggcgcgtggccaagtcacttaaacactatcaacatgtcataaaacaacatttttcatcattttgacaaaaacagttctgatatattatatatatatatatacaaggtagatatctcttgacacaggaaaatcccCTACATCAACATGTTTAAGCCATTAAATGCCTAAATGACGgccgattttcgtaaactatgtaccattttgttgggaaaggttgcctcgtgacgaaaaatgaccacaaacggctacttgccaacataaactacaagaaaacacttctcgaaATTGAATCCTAGAAATGCcaggtcggctctcgtctgaccgaacgtttAGTGCCGATTTTAACAAGAGTAAAGCTATCGAAATATCCCAGCTATGGAGCATAATCcacattagtacaataaacaaatacgaaaTTGAATTTTATAATGTTATCAGCAATTTTtgtttggtcaaaatgatgaaaaatgttgttttatgacatattgaaaGTGTTTAAGAGCCACGTGCCCATTACCTGTGCTCCGagtctgtgcatttattttcattcttcagACGAGTCCATGTCTCGAGTgaatcacgtggttttacatgtgaccgcgcgtgtttaaatttagaacatttctgTCCATGAGATCATTTCTGTCCATgaacagaaattgaaaagccctatctttgaACTGATTTTGGGCATTTCCtgaccgattttgaccaaattGTTTGCATATCTGACATAAATACaatcacattttgactcataatcacttttttgcgacacataacaaaaattaaccaacatcaactcggccgactttaagacgcaactcattttttcaaaatgaatcacaaggctgaaatgaacacacaccattcaaatttataaagagaaagtttgctattttgaattcaattttgtatcgaaaagcattgtgctaaaatgtgacATTTACATTTCGCAATGCGATTTTTAATGACActcgtcgtgcgaaaatgggtcttattccatatgcgcccatcatatatatagtcCACTCAGCACGCAACTCTCAGTCTGGttaggagatacataatgagaccataacacattgagggattttatagcggacagtatCGCCTTAGACCAGACTGCGGAAATGCACatgttgggcttaagatacgctggccgaaacgcttaagacccattttcgcatgacgcggctatgaaagtgtgatttaaatgtgtcgaaagaaaactgagTGTAAATGAAATCtttacatacgatatatttcgatggtgaagaaatatactTAGTATAAGGCATTATAGTGCCGCATTtgggacacatatgatgtgcacttccttagtataatttttatctacttacactaatgtgtggtttgacaatgataacaagtaaaaaaacacaatagtttaacttttgttttcaatttaattattttgaaaggtAAATTGcaacctttatttcaaagtcagcatttacgccgactacctttttaaaagatatctcttgttatatttagttgttttttatattcgatTTAAGCAATTATAAAGGATTTTTGTGGTTGTCTATAgaatacctgtagtaattggtgaattCACgatcaacgttttataaattgagaaatgTGAGTATAAACCAGCTTAACATTCTACTAATGCggtgttagcacccgtaaataaaaaagatcgccgctatctgttgagaacaaagggacgtttcccagaaatatcaaatttaaccccgctgtaaaagcatgcactatgaacgaggttatgaaacatcCCAATATACTTGTCTATCAGCAAAAGTGTTAATTTTCCgtcatctattaatagcctcagattatgcaGACGCGGTGGTTATCGTTGTTaccgtagttaagagcagaccaaCTTGCAACGCGTAGTCcgaaccttagttgttcgcaagcgaacaactaataaACCACTATTTATAGATGTATGTTATATATGGCTCAAGACTATAATCTAATAATAAAACACTGCCGTTATTGATTTCGACTTGTTACTTTAACATGTGATAAATCACAAAGATTATAATATCATGATGTTTATTAATTACTAtacataaatagaaaatacttTGACTACTTTTGTAATGCATAAGATTACGAATATGACTATTATGACTATGATTTTGATTACGataatgacaatgatgatgattataaggATTATGCTTTTGATTTGATAATGTTGATAAAAAAGATGACAATGGTGATGATAATGCTTATCGTGATGCTTATGATGCCGCTGCAGCTGACGATGATATGATgattctgctgctgctgttgatgatgattatgatgatgatgaagattatgatgatgatgctttaACGAGTAAATGAGTGAAACGAATGTTTATCTTCATTACAACAGCTGATTCATACTTCTCATTCGGATCAGGAAGAAGTACATGTAACACAAACAATAATTACATTCGATAAACATGTTCAAGAGGGACTACCATGTTTATTACTAATTCGAATGCAGGTGTGCATAACATCATGTTTGTTGTATCATGATTTAATATATTCTAATTGAGTTGTATAATCATTCAATACTAATTTTTCAAGTGattctatattatttttttgtggacatatatttatttgaaaatccaaaaatattttgctaaaaatttattgaacatttttacaaataatatacaatatacgtgttgcaaatttagttttttttacagatcatTGTCACAGTTGGCCTAACACCAAGTCGATATCAACATATTTAGTTTAATCTGCACCTATTTATGGTCTCATCAACGGACGTACCATCGCTATCTGTTATAAATGATTTGTGCGCGATAAACTTATATGCAAATGCATAATTTTACATTTGATGTATAAGCTTATTGTTGACCGAACAACGACGCTGATCGTATGCCCTACTCTTATGTACGTATTAGTCGAACAAAGAAAGGAAATGCGAGTTTTACGACTTCCTTAACGTTGTGAAAGCATGAGTCATAGCATTTTTAAGTTATTGAGATTTTTGCTTTATGTTCAAAAGTTTCGAAAAGAAATTATAATACTGTTCATGTACCTTCTGCCTGTCCTCAATGCCCAAGTGTTACCATGCAAAAAACTACCGTACATTCAAATATGACATTTATACTACACTACTATGTGTCTCGCGTGATCTAATGAATCCTAATACAAATTATGAACTGTTTACGGAAATAGTTAAGTGCGTAAGTATTTCGAAGTATTTTCGACGTAAAAGGCATCTTTCACAATTGGTATTCACAGTGTGTGTGAAATAAGATCCACTAGAAAATTTTGTGAGATACAACATGGATAATCGTCTAACATATTCTTGGATCATTCTTTCTGTGTTAATATCAAGTAAGATTTAACTGTTAATAGTACgttgaacaaaaaaaatatctGAGCGATCGCAAGCATACTCAGTCAATtagtttctttaaaacaaaaataaacaaattaacctCCCCAGAATTCTGTCCATTCCTATCATACCAGATTAAGTAATAAAGGTTCTTTCTGTGTACCAAAGGTTAAAGGAAATGGGAAGAAGTCCTTCAGTTACTTGGGTTGCACATTGTGGAATAAACCAACATCTTTTATAACCCAGATGACAGTATCGTCTAGTTTTAAATCTGCTataaaacaacatcttttaaatAGAGTAGTTTAATCTATCTTAAGTTACCTTGCTTTGCTGTTAAATTTTTACATTTTCCTTTACCCAATGTCTTATCAGTTCGGATTAATAATACATGCATACTAAATGTGactttttaattgttgtttgttgTAGTAACCTTTATCTGTGATATAATGATCATgattaatacatttaatgttttctGCTTTAAGATGATACTCAATTATACTGTGATAGTACATGTCTACAAAGCTACAATGTGATATTAATGCTGTGTTCATTGATTTGAATCTCTATTATagttcatgtatttattattattaacatggtatttattatttatttataacttgTGCCTCTCTATGTCGTGCCACCAacaacaaggaccacaatggaaataagggacATTGCTCTGTGTTGTGTAATCCTTGGCGTTGGTGTGCATGCCACAGTGCATTCTATGCACGTACTTTttaataatgattgttttttacTTTCATATGGTTTTATGTTCATGTTGTTTTAATACAGTGTGTGTATATATTCTATctccaaaataaatatatatataactactATTTAAAACATGAAGATAATACGCATGTTTGGCGATGAAATCCTTTGCATACAATCGAGAAGACATTTTACTCCTCTTGCAATAACGACTTCCTACAAATCCTTTATCTAGAGTTTTACGTAGTCAAACACGACACACGTAGATTATTTTCTACAACagtgttttaataatatattgaaacCCCAATATATTAATTTCGGTTTTCGAAATTTATAACCACATTAACTTGAGCCAATAAAGAATCGTTTTTCGAATAGCAGCGTGCACAAAACGATAACTGTGTTATTGTAATGTTAACAAACTAAcatgtacatattataaatatctaAAATAAAGCCTTTAAGCAGAACCACTAATGTATGTAAATTACTtttcgttttaatttattttaattttggttcATTATTTGAAAGGAACAATTCATTTTATTGTACTAATATGTATGCGTTTTATGAggtattttatatgtttaattaacTAGATTATctggaaataaaaataaacaaattctaTATGGCATTTTCAGCAAAAGGGACCATACGGATATCAAGTTATATTGTGGCCCATAACAAATTCAACATAACATGTCAATGGACAGGTCTTGCGACAAACGTAATCTTTTATCGTCAAACACAAACATTGGCGTATCCGTCTGCCGGTGGGGAGCATAGTCGAGTTGATAATGTTTTACAAGTTACAGATCCTGAAAATGAATGCCATATACAATCATCCTTAATTGTAGCGTGCGTCTGTTTCAAATATTCGGCGGTTAGttgtattataaataatacacTGGAAGAGCAACTTATTGTACAATGGAAGTGTGCAATATACATAAACGGGGACAGGATTTTCAGCAACATCACATCTCTTAAAACATATGGTAATTAATGCTTATAACATGATATTTATACAGTATGTTGTCGTATTTGTTTTATATGGTATTCTGTTTATACACATAATTACATACTGACTGTAATATGATTTAAATacgttaataaaatattttgcttcAAGTCATTTCACAATACCAGTAAAACAAAAAGGAAAGGCACACTATGCACATGAACtactaaatttatttcagaacctgctaaaataacaacatttcaagTAGATGCATTTCAAGGAGTGTCCCATGTCACATTAAAGGAAAACAACACTGCGATGCTGACCTGTATTTCTGAAGGTTTTCCTATACCGGAAATAAGTCTTAAGAGGGATACATTAGCGTTTGGAGCATCTATTGTTCAGTCAGAGATAAGCATAAGAAGTCAACTAAACAAAACGTTTACCAACATTAGCCGCCAAAAGACAGGCAAATATACCTGTGTTGCTTCCAACGAACATGGGCAAAGTGAACAAAgcctttatttgaatatattatgtAAGTATCGCTTAAGTGCTTTTAATCAAGAAACGGTGCATCAAAAGAATCGATAgaaagcaaacaaataaaaaaaaactgacacattactgttaattttaatgtttcttttaagaaatatttaactttATCTTAATAACCGACACATGACTAAACATCCCGATGTGCATAGCTATTTAAAGGTTGCAAAAATGTATAAAACGATATGTACTTACATGTCCAGACCCTCCATCTGTAATTCGCACTGACAATGTGTACATCAAGGAAGGAGAAGGTCTCAACATAACATGCAAATATGAACCCGGTAATCCACCCGAGACGGCAGTACATTGGAAAAAAGAAGGCAttatatattcaaacaaaacattACTGTATCCGAGAGTAGCCAGAACAGATGCTGGTAACTACTCTTGCATTGCGACAAACACATACGACAACGGACATACCAACTTCACGGGAGTCGATTTTCAGCGGTTTATCCTGCACGTTTTATGTAATATTTGTGTTGACATACATTTGTAATGTGTTGTCCCCAATTTAAAACGATTTTGAAAAAGTTTGATCGGTAATCTTAagttgtaatatatatttattattattaattttaatgctGTGATTTGCATGTCCAAATACTCATAAGAAACGTATGCTCTTTAATGGTGTGTGTGGCATTAAATACGACTGGATATGTAGGACAGGAGATGTTTTTGAATGTATTGTGTATGTATATTGTAAACATGTGCTAGCGATAACGCTAATGTGCattatcagtttaaaaaaaattatttgtgcaaaaaaacatattaaataatgtgGTCGTCAAAGTACCTCCATAAAATGCACTTACGGTTCGTAAGTAtaaagtttggaaaaaaaacgaATTTACTAtgcataaaattgaattataCTTCAGTCATAcctatgtatattttttaacgttgaacattacaactgttcctttaaaaaataatatgagtCTTGGATGAATTCGAATCATAAACAGATCAATATTAATATTCAGTTCGTGTTATAGATTATTGAAACTGTTTTACCTTTTCAGTTCCAGTGAGCAGAAAAATTCCTGTTACTGACTTTTCAAACTATGGAAACGAAGCAAATATTTATCTTGGTGGAGAAGTGACATTTTCGTTTTCAGCATTGGCAAATCCACTTCCGACAAGTGCTGAATATGTTTGGCATAAATGCAGTGACACCAATTGTACTGAAATAACCAACAGTTCCCGTTCTTATATAGAGACTTATAGAGATTTTAGCAACCTAACGGTAGTCAATATAACGGAGTCAGATTATGGGATGTACATTTTGCAAGTGGGAAACGGAATAGGAAAGCCTCATACGGAAGTTTACTTTTTGAAGCGTCTATGTAAGTGATGATTTTAGTTcattatacatatttgttcaaTATCAAGatgcaatacaaaataaacatagttGATGATTGTAGAAGCAGACTGGGCATTACAAGTATCGGAACGAACACATTTAAAGATGCACTTTTCTGGATGTATATAAGTCAGacaaatgcgcaagtaattttTGTGTTTGGAAATTTAGTTCTTATTGATCTCAATCAAAAACTAGGTGTGACGTTAAAACGTATGcttataatccattaaaaaaacacatttactaTCGTAAAAGAGAACAAATCGATACGCCATATGCATTTAAGCGatctatatttgttttctttcaagCATCTCTTCCCACAAAACCAATGACCAACATGACAGTTATTGGATTATTAGCAGGGTTAAGTGGAACCCTCATTTTAGTAATTATATTCGTTCTTGCCGAATATGTGCACCGACATTTAACACAAACGGAAACAATAGGTATGTAATTACTTATTTGATCAACAATCAGGATCACTTGAATGtataacatatatcaaaatgtgaatCATTCGTAAAGGAAACAAATGAAATGGTGCATTAAATACTGTATCGCTCTGTATTCTTAGATCATATAAATTGCCCGaccatttttataatatatactcacattaaatatgtttcttagtGTAAAATATATAATCACTACACATATTTGCATTCTTTTGAAAAGACGTCGGATGTCAGTCTGTTGTTCCAACAACCTCTTACAACGACGACACTACCGTGAAACTTCCTTTCGTGCCCTTAGATCGGTTGGATGTTCAAGGCGAGGCCATTGCTCTTTATTCTTCAGCTGCACAATTGGAGATTTACAGTCAAATTGATCTACAGCTCGTCGAAGAGATGATATCTAGAAATGGTACGATTAAATCTCATCGGCTAAATTCATTGTCTTTTGTGAACCAAAGCTTTCATGTTTGCACGATATGTCAAATACTTACACAATCTATATTTATCGAATGACCGCCGTTTTCCGCAAAATATGTCAACATCTGCGCGTTCGTGAGATCTACGCAATCAGCATAATTATTCAAAGGTTTATCTATTGTTACATCGTGCGTTTAAGCACGTGTATTTTAGGCGGGAAAATATGTGGACATTAAGTGGATTATTTTGAAACTATTAGTCTGCGTCCATACTTTGCTGCAAAATAACCCGGCATTTTGTTCTTATTTGCATATGTAAAGAAATCAAGCCGTCtgtattgctgaaataaatgacaCATGCTATAATGATTTTATGTCCTGCACGAACTGTTGAAATTTCTCTTTGTGTATATTTGATCGAGTGTTTACTGGTAATACTAGTTATCGATTTCAGACGGATCTACAAACGAGACGCAGCTGGTGTAAGTGGACTTGCGACCTTTTACTTTCTTACGGGTAGTATgtgacatttattaaatattggcTCATTTCTATGATTCGGCATACGCCTCAATCAATGTACATACTTCATATTTTGAATTGAACATCTATCGCCAGTGCCTGCTGTTATGATTTTATGTTAATATAATGTCGTATGTATTGTGCTTAACTGTATAAGCAATGTGTCAGTTTTGTAAGTACAACACTAGTGGATGATAACAGGAATGCTTCTCCCGAGTATGCATCTTAAGGTTCGATGTTCCTTTCTTTTTGTGTGACGGTTTAAAAAAAAGTGAACAAGTCACATCTCAGACTCACGgtcgttaatcacgcgcgccacctctttttgatatgcattaataaatgagccaatgcaacttccgaggtggcgctcagg carries:
- the LOC127867264 gene encoding roundabout homolog 1-like — translated: MDNRLTYSWIILSVLISTKGTIRISSYIVAHNKFNITCQWTGLATNVIFYRQTQTLAYPSAGGEHSRVDNVLQVTDPENECHIQSSLIVACVCFKYSAVSCIINNTLEEQLIVQWKCAIYINGDRIFSNITSLKTYEPAKITTFQVDAFQGVSHVTLKENNTAMLTCISEGFPIPEISLKRDTLAFGASIVQSEISIRSQLNKTFTNISRQKTGKYTCVASNEHGQSEQSLYLNILYPPSVIRTDNVYIKEGEGLNITCKYEPGNPPETAVHWKKEGIIYSNKTLLYPRVARTDAGNYSCIATNTYDNGHTNFTGVDFQRFILHVLFPVSRKIPVTDFSNYGNEANIYLGGEVTFSFSALANPLPTSAEYVWHKCSDTNCTEITNSSRSYIETYRDFSNLTVVNITESDYGMYILQVGNGIGKPHTEVYFLKRLSSLPTKPMTNMTVIGLLAGLSGTLILVIIFVLAEYVHRHLTQTETIDVGCQSVVPTTSYNDDTTVKLPFVPLDRLDVQGEAIALYSSAAQLEIYSQIDLQLVEEMISRNDGSTNETQLVTEPIRCNGVGPPEPDDEPQYIVGRCGR